One genomic window of Pseudomonas chlororaphis subsp. piscium includes the following:
- a CDS encoding TonB-dependent receptor plug domain-containing protein — MGSYTRHLLSTAIVSANVLGAVLWSGGAGAAQATEDSDTAARLDTVIVTGTRAQERTASASLSPIDVISGDSLRSSGSGELATVLAKLIPSINFPRPSLVDGAELTRPAQLRGLSPDQVLVLVNGKRRHTSAFVNLGGAVGRGSAPADLNAIPLSAIDHIEVLRDGASARYGSDAIAGVINIILKSADHGGSISTKYGQYKKGDGIQRQVAGNSGFALGDNGFVSLSGEGTNNDYTDRAGKDFRPASVGSTTYGQHVFRQGEPETEEGKFQFNSAYSFNDAAELYGFGGYSKRRGETAAFYRASNASNNNRVLHPNGYLPLINGTLEDTSLVVGLRGELLDNWHYDLSANYGKNTYELRTKTINTSLGLNTPHAFDNGTLTNDQRQLSLDLSREFSLGWLPYPVSVAFGTEYLRQGYQIEAGQPESYYQTGSSGLGGFRDSDAGSSSRHNFAQYLDLETNFTDKLAVSAAVRHEDYSDFGSNVSGSLSARYDFTPRVALRGSVSTGFRAPSLAQQNFTFTSSQLIGNTIQESGTFAADSQVARLLGAEDLKAEKSRNYSLGLVLEPLDNLTVTADLYHIDIRDRVSLSSNLVLNNTAIDYLKANGVGNINYTSARYFTNATDTSTDGLDLVANYRYQLDNGIRWNSTVGYNYNHTKVTDVKANPAILDQLGVNLVRVDRRERIGLLGDTTPQHKLSLANDFNYGNWALHSNLVRYGEFTSYQADKVNDQTFSAAWLLDLAVDYKLQNWLFTLGGDNVTDKYPEKVNAYASSGGNLAYSTFSPYGYSGAFYYAKVAYNW, encoded by the coding sequence ATGGGGAGCTACACACGACACCTTCTGTCCACGGCGATCGTCTCGGCCAATGTGCTGGGCGCCGTGCTCTGGAGTGGCGGCGCAGGGGCCGCGCAGGCCACGGAAGACAGCGACACAGCGGCCCGGCTGGATACGGTGATCGTCACCGGTACCCGGGCCCAGGAGCGCACCGCTAGCGCTTCGCTGTCACCCATCGATGTGATTTCCGGCGACAGCCTGCGCAGTTCCGGTTCCGGCGAACTGGCCACGGTGCTGGCCAAGCTGATCCCGTCGATCAATTTCCCGCGCCCGAGCCTGGTGGACGGCGCCGAGCTGACCCGCCCGGCGCAGTTGCGTGGGTTGTCGCCGGACCAGGTGCTGGTGCTGGTGAACGGCAAGCGCCGGCACACCTCGGCCTTCGTCAACCTCGGCGGCGCGGTGGGGCGCGGCTCGGCGCCGGCGGACCTGAACGCGATCCCGCTGTCGGCCATCGACCATATCGAGGTGCTGCGTGATGGCGCCTCGGCGCGTTATGGCTCGGACGCCATCGCCGGGGTGATCAACATCATCCTCAAGAGCGCCGACCACGGCGGCTCGATATCCACCAAATACGGGCAGTACAAGAAGGGCGACGGCATTCAGCGCCAGGTTGCCGGCAACAGCGGTTTTGCCCTGGGGGACAACGGCTTTGTCAGCCTGTCCGGCGAGGGCACGAACAACGACTACACCGACCGCGCCGGCAAGGACTTCCGGCCCGCCAGCGTCGGCTCCACCACCTACGGCCAGCATGTGTTCCGCCAGGGCGAACCGGAAACCGAGGAGGGCAAGTTCCAGTTCAACTCCGCCTACAGCTTCAACGATGCCGCCGAGTTGTACGGCTTCGGCGGCTACAGCAAGCGCCGGGGCGAAACCGCGGCCTTCTATCGCGCCAGCAATGCCTCGAACAACAACCGGGTGCTGCACCCCAACGGTTACCTGCCGCTGATCAACGGCACCCTGGAAGACACCAGCCTGGTGGTCGGCCTGCGTGGCGAGCTGCTGGATAACTGGCACTACGACCTGTCGGCCAACTACGGCAAGAACACCTATGAACTGCGGACCAAGACCATCAACACCTCGCTGGGCCTGAACACCCCGCACGCGTTCGACAACGGCACCCTGACCAACGACCAGCGGCAACTGAGCCTGGACCTGTCCCGGGAGTTCAGCCTGGGCTGGCTGCCTTACCCGGTGTCGGTGGCCTTCGGCACCGAGTACCTGCGCCAGGGTTATCAGATCGAGGCCGGGCAGCCTGAGTCCTACTACCAGACCGGCAGTTCCGGGCTGGGCGGTTTCCGTGATTCGGACGCCGGCAGTTCGTCGCGCCACAACTTCGCCCAGTACCTGGACCTGGAGACCAACTTCACCGACAAGCTGGCGGTGTCGGCGGCGGTGCGGCATGAGGACTACAGCGACTTCGGTTCCAACGTCAGCGGCTCGCTCTCGGCGCGCTACGACTTCACCCCGCGGGTGGCCTTGCGCGGCAGTGTGTCCACGGGCTTTCGCGCGCCGTCCCTGGCGCAGCAGAACTTCACCTTCACTTCGTCGCAGCTGATCGGCAATACCATCCAGGAATCTGGGACCTTCGCCGCCGACAGCCAAGTCGCCAGGCTGCTGGGGGCGGAAGATCTCAAGGCGGAAAAATCGCGCAACTACAGCCTTGGCCTGGTGCTCGAACCCCTGGACAACCTGACGGTCACCGCCGACCTGTACCACATCGATATCCGCGACCGGGTGTCGCTGTCGTCGAACCTGGTGCTCAACAACACCGCGATCGATTACCTCAAGGCCAACGGCGTCGGCAATATCAACTACACCAGCGCGCGCTACTTCACCAATGCCACCGACACCAGCACCGATGGCTTGGACCTGGTGGCCAACTATCGCTACCAGCTGGACAACGGCATCCGCTGGAACAGCACAGTCGGCTACAACTACAACCACACCAAGGTCACCGACGTGAAAGCCAACCCGGCGATCCTCGATCAACTGGGGGTCAACCTGGTGCGGGTCGACCGGCGCGAGCGCATCGGCCTGCTGGGCGACACCACGCCGCAGCACAAGCTGAGCCTGGCCAACGACTTCAACTACGGCAACTGGGCGCTGCACAGCAACCTGGTGCGTTATGGCGAGTTCACCAGCTACCAGGCGGACAAGGTCAACGACCAGACCTTCAGCGCCGCCTGGCTGCTGGACCTGGCGGTCGATTACAAGCTGCAGAACTGGCTGTTCACCCTGGGCGGCGACAACGTCACCGACAAATACCCGGAGAAGGTCAACGCCTACGCCTCCAGCGGCGGCAACCTGGCGTACAGCACCTTCTCGCCCTACGGCTACAGCGGCGCGTTCTACTACGCCAAGGTTGCCTACAACTGGTAG
- a CDS encoding TerC family protein yields MQSLHIGEPWMWFAFIAFVLAMLAVDLFVLGGRKAHRVSVREASCWVIAWSTLAMVFAGLLWWHLEGEFGPEIAQHKTLEFLTGYLIEQSLSIDNMFIFVMIFGYFAVPPELQRRVLLYGVLGAIVMRGAMIFAGVWLVSQFAWLLYAFGVFLIITGIKMLLFAHQQPDLDNNPILRWIQGHLRITGGFHGERFFVKQEGRRWATPMFLVLVLIEGSDLMFAVDSIPAIFAITTDPFIVFTSNIFAIMGLRALYFLLADMADRFHLLKYGLAIVLVFIGTKMTLMPWLHMPVEWSLAVVGGIILASVLLSLIMSRNKAPDEDRMRTP; encoded by the coding sequence ATGCAGTCCTTGCACATCGGCGAACCCTGGATGTGGTTCGCCTTCATCGCCTTCGTGCTTGCCATGCTGGCCGTGGACCTGTTTGTCCTCGGCGGGCGCAAGGCGCACCGCGTGTCGGTGCGCGAGGCGTCGTGCTGGGTGATTGCCTGGTCCACGCTGGCGATGGTCTTCGCGGGATTGCTCTGGTGGCACCTGGAGGGCGAGTTCGGGCCTGAGATCGCCCAACACAAGACCCTGGAATTCCTCACCGGCTATCTGATCGAGCAATCGTTGTCGATCGACAACATGTTCATCTTCGTGATGATTTTCGGCTACTTTGCCGTGCCACCGGAGTTGCAGCGCCGGGTGTTGCTGTACGGGGTGCTCGGGGCGATCGTGATGCGCGGGGCGATGATTTTCGCCGGCGTGTGGCTGGTGTCGCAGTTCGCGTGGCTGCTGTATGCGTTCGGCGTGTTCCTGATCATCACCGGGATCAAGATGCTGCTATTCGCCCACCAGCAGCCCGACCTCGACAACAACCCCATATTGCGCTGGATACAGGGCCATCTGCGGATCACCGGCGGCTTTCATGGCGAGCGTTTTTTCGTCAAGCAAGAGGGTCGGCGCTGGGCCACCCCGATGTTCCTGGTGCTGGTGCTGATCGAGGGCAGCGACCTGATGTTCGCGGTCGACAGCATCCCGGCGATCTTCGCCATCACCACCGACCCCTTCATTGTGTTCACCTCGAACATCTTCGCGATCATGGGCCTGCGCGCCCTGTACTTCCTGCTGGCCGACATGGCCGACCGCTTCCACCTGCTCAAGTACGGCCTGGCGATCGTGCTGGTGTTCATCGGCACCAAGATGACGCTGATGCCGTGGCTGCACATGCCGGTGGAATGGTCGCTGGCCGTGGTCGGCGGGATCATTCTGGCTTCGGTGCTGTTGAGCCTGATCATGAGTCGCAACAAAGCGCCTGACGAGGACCGGATGCGAACCCCGTAG
- the estP gene encoding esterase EstP has product MIKKTLFVPLASTLLSLACAQAIASPYSNLIVFGDSLSDAGQFADPGGPSGATLRATNRTGPIYLDGSGEIYSANATQLLGAKLGFSEDQLAASTSATRASEGLPDGNNWAVGRYRTDQILDSITTTSIAGDRSRPGYLVDNHLRADPNALYYLTGGGNDFLQGRVTSLDQANAAAGRLVDSVQALQQAGARYIMVWLLPDIGLTPAINGSPLQAFTSQLSAQFNSELVRQLRTVDAQVIPLNIPVLLKETFANQAQFGLATDQNLIATCFSGRSCTENARYGLHSATPDPSKLIYNDAVHPTEAGQRLIADYAYSLLAAPWEITLLPEMAQGTLRAHQDELRNQWQADWENWQGVGQWRAIVAAGGQHQDFDSQRSGASADGNGFNLNIGGSYRLDEAWRVGVLAGAYRQKLEAGGNDSDYKLNTYLGTAFVQYQQNRWWADAAATAGHLDYDNLKRKFDLGPNERGEKGDTSGDILAFSARLGYDIAQQASSPWHLSPFISADYARAKVDGYSEDGSDSTALTFDDQKRTSRRLGIGLQGKYQITQQTQVFGEIAHEKEYEDDTQKLTMALNSLPDNRYTLEGYTPQTNLNRLNLGVSHKLTQDLALRASYNIRKDDDFTQQGINVGVSLDF; this is encoded by the coding sequence ATGATCAAAAAGACGTTGTTCGTACCACTCGCCAGTACGCTTTTATCCTTGGCCTGCGCTCAAGCGATCGCCTCTCCCTATTCCAACCTCATCGTCTTCGGCGACAGCCTCAGCGATGCCGGGCAATTCGCCGATCCAGGCGGCCCCTCGGGAGCCACCCTGCGTGCTACCAACCGCACAGGGCCTATCTACCTGGATGGCAGTGGTGAAATCTATTCCGCCAACGCAACGCAATTGCTCGGCGCCAAACTGGGGTTCTCCGAGGACCAGCTAGCCGCCTCGACCTCGGCCACCCGCGCCAGCGAAGGCCTGCCTGACGGCAACAACTGGGCGGTCGGCCGTTATCGCACCGACCAGATTCTCGATTCGATTACCACCACCTCGATCGCTGGCGATCGAAGTCGCCCGGGTTATCTGGTGGATAACCATTTGCGCGCCGACCCGAACGCCCTGTACTACCTGACGGGCGGCGGCAACGATTTCCTCCAGGGCCGCGTCACCAGCCTCGACCAGGCCAACGCAGCAGCTGGTCGCCTGGTCGACAGCGTGCAAGCGCTGCAACAGGCCGGCGCCCGCTACATCATGGTCTGGCTGCTGCCGGATATCGGCCTGACCCCAGCAATCAACGGCAGTCCGCTGCAAGCCTTCACTTCCCAGCTCAGCGCTCAGTTCAACAGCGAGCTGGTCCGGCAATTGCGGACAGTCGATGCGCAAGTCATTCCCCTCAATATTCCCGTGCTCTTGAAGGAAACCTTCGCCAACCAGGCACAGTTCGGCCTGGCCACCGACCAGAACCTTATCGCTACCTGCTTCAGCGGCAGAAGCTGCACGGAAAACGCCCGCTACGGCCTTCACAGCGCCACGCCGGACCCGAGCAAGCTGATCTACAACGACGCGGTCCACCCCACCGAAGCTGGCCAGCGGTTGATCGCTGATTACGCTTATTCCCTGCTGGCGGCGCCCTGGGAAATAACCCTGCTCCCGGAAATGGCCCAGGGCACCCTGCGTGCGCACCAGGATGAGCTGCGCAACCAATGGCAGGCCGATTGGGAAAACTGGCAGGGCGTGGGTCAATGGCGGGCGATTGTCGCCGCGGGCGGCCAGCACCAGGACTTCGACAGCCAGCGCAGCGGCGCCAGTGCCGACGGCAACGGCTTCAACCTGAACATCGGTGGCAGCTACCGGCTCGACGAGGCCTGGCGAGTAGGCGTGCTGGCCGGCGCCTATCGGCAGAAGCTCGAAGCTGGCGGCAACGACTCGGACTACAAACTCAACACCTACCTGGGCACCGCCTTCGTCCAGTACCAGCAAAACCGCTGGTGGGCCGACGCGGCCGCCACCGCTGGGCACCTGGACTACGACAACCTCAAGCGCAAATTCGACCTGGGCCCCAACGAGCGCGGGGAAAAAGGCGACACCAGCGGCGATATCCTGGCCTTCAGCGCTCGCCTGGGCTACGACATCGCGCAGCAGGCCAGCAGCCCGTGGCACCTGTCGCCGTTCATCAGCGCCGACTACGCGCGGGCCAAGGTCGACGGTTACTCCGAGGACGGCAGCGACTCCACCGCCCTGACCTTCGACGACCAGAAACGCACCTCGCGGCGCCTGGGCATCGGCCTGCAGGGCAAGTATCAGATCACCCAGCAAACCCAGGTGTTCGGCGAAATCGCCCACGAAAAGGAATACGAGGACGACACCCAGAAGCTGACCATGGCCCTCAACAGCCTGCCGGATAATCGCTACACCCTGGAAGGCTATACCCCGCAGACCAACCTGAACCGCCTGAACCTCGGGGTCAGCCACAAACTCACCCAGGACCTGGCCCTGCGCGCCAGCTACAACATCCGCAAGGACGATGACTTCACCCAGCAAGGCATCAATGTCGGGGTCAGCCTCGACTTCTAA
- a CDS encoding class I SAM-dependent methyltransferase gives MPTSEIALLHSWQHNAQAWIEAIRNGAIESRVEVTDQAILLAVLGRQPERVLDLGCGEGWLLRALAQRGIEAVGVDGDATLVEAARAAGSATVHVANYAALVEAQVDIGRDYNLICANFALLHQDIIPLLAAMHALLAPGGALAIQTLHPWTAAAGDYQDGWREETFAGFKGQWQPMPWYFRTLSSWLNALDMAGFQLASLQEPQHPQSPVPQSLLLVAERRG, from the coding sequence ATGCCCACCTCCGAGATTGCCCTGCTGCACAGCTGGCAGCACAACGCCCAGGCCTGGATCGAGGCCATCCGCAACGGCGCCATCGAAAGTCGCGTCGAAGTCACCGACCAGGCGATCCTGCTGGCGGTGCTAGGCCGTCAGCCCGAGCGTGTGCTCGACCTCGGCTGCGGCGAAGGCTGGCTGTTACGGGCCCTGGCTCAGCGGGGCATCGAGGCGGTCGGGGTGGATGGCGATGCGACCCTGGTCGAGGCCGCGCGCGCCGCGGGTTCGGCAACGGTGCATGTGGCCAACTATGCCGCGCTGGTGGAAGCACAGGTGGATATCGGCCGCGACTACAACCTGATCTGCGCCAACTTCGCCCTGCTGCACCAGGACATCATCCCGCTGCTGGCCGCCATGCACGCCCTGCTCGCACCCGGCGGCGCGCTGGCGATCCAGACCCTGCACCCCTGGACCGCAGCGGCCGGCGACTATCAGGACGGCTGGCGCGAAGAGACCTTCGCCGGGTTCAAGGGCCAGTGGCAGCCCATGCCGTGGTACTTCCGCACCCTGTCCAGCTGGCTCAATGCCCTGGACATGGCCGGCTTCCAGCTGGCCAGCCTGCAGGAACCGCAACACCCGCAAAGCCCGGTGCCGCAGTCGTTGCTGCTGGTGGCCGAGCGGCGTGGGTGA
- a CDS encoding amidohydrolase family protein, translated as MPDTRSESIVGIDAHAHVFNRTLNLVAARRYTPGYDAPLGEYLKHLQAHGLSHGVLVQPSFLGTDNSYLLAALQQAPARLRGVVVVEPQISRAALHEMARLGVVGVRLNLMGKVLPDFREEGWKDFFGHLAELGWHVELHRHVEDLPLLLGQLIPFGIKLVVDHFGRPDARLSIDQPGFAEMLELGLSEQVWMKVSGIYRLGGTDRQNLEFARNALPLMEQSFGIQRLVWGSDWPHTQHEDSVSFGRVIEQLDALGCSTPFARALLVDSPRALFGF; from the coding sequence ATGCCTGATACCCGTTCTGAGTCGATCGTCGGCATCGACGCCCATGCCCATGTGTTCAACCGCACACTGAACCTGGTCGCAGCCCGGCGTTACACCCCTGGCTATGATGCCCCGCTTGGGGAATACCTGAAGCACTTGCAGGCGCATGGCTTGAGTCATGGCGTGCTGGTGCAGCCGAGCTTTCTGGGCACCGACAACAGCTACCTGCTGGCGGCGTTGCAACAGGCGCCGGCGCGTTTGCGCGGGGTGGTGGTGGTCGAGCCGCAGATCAGTCGCGCGGCCTTGCACGAGATGGCCCGGCTGGGCGTGGTCGGGGTGCGCTTGAACCTCATGGGCAAGGTATTGCCTGACTTTCGCGAAGAGGGTTGGAAAGACTTCTTCGGCCACCTCGCGGAACTGGGCTGGCATGTCGAGTTACACCGGCATGTGGAGGACTTGCCGCTGCTGCTCGGGCAACTGATTCCATTCGGCATCAAGCTGGTGGTCGATCACTTCGGTCGCCCGGATGCGCGCTTGAGCATCGATCAACCGGGGTTTGCCGAGATGCTCGAACTGGGGTTGAGCGAGCAGGTATGGATGAAGGTGTCCGGTATCTATCGATTGGGCGGGACGGATCGCCAGAACCTCGAATTTGCTCGGAATGCATTGCCGCTGATGGAGCAAAGCTTTGGTATTCAGCGTTTGGTATGGGGCAGCGACTGGCCCCATACCCAGCATGAAGACAGTGTCAGTTTCGGCAGGGTGATCGAGCAGCTGGATGCGCTGGGGTGTTCGACGCCGTTTGCGCGTGCACTGCTGGTGGACTCGCCCAGAGCGCTATTCGGCTTTTAG